AGGACCACTGTGATTGGTCCACGGCTCACACGTGACCTCCTCCTATTGGTCCAGACGAAACAGACAACGCCCCAGCACGGGGAGTGACgcatttaaaagtttaaaatcaaatcaaatgaaatgaaatcaatcgaATTAAAattagacaaaataaaacaattacaaataaaaaggaCCATTTAAcccaaacacaacataaaataaatacaatgagaATGatatacaattaaataaaataactatttATCTCAACAACCACAATAACAAATTAAACGACGATTTAAGTTCACATTTCTGACTTCCACAAAGAGAGGGAATGAAGTGTGGACTCAAGGAGTGCTACGTCTTCTTTGTATTTTGCCTTCAAATTTTCGATTGAGCTGCATATAACGAACAGAGCATCCTGTCCATACAGTGAAGtatttctgttcttttaaaatgtgctttgttaTAGACATCACTGTCAGACTGTACAACAAGCGCTGCACCCAGTAGACCACcatacacactccctctctctctcacacacacccacacgcacgcacacacacacacagaacctcatCGTGTACAACCAATGCAGAAGTCTAATTGCAATTTGTATATAGTAATTTATCTTGTTTCATcttatctttactttatattCTTCACTTTTCATGCTTGTTTGATTATCTTGCTTTTGCAATGTTGTTAATTTCCCAATCTTGGGACAATAtaggaattctgattctgattctgacatCGAGGAATCAAGTTGATTGACAACTAGTGTGAGTCTCAAAGTTAGGGATGTCAGATGTCATGTCATTATTGTGATGATGCAGTTTTGTGTAAAAATCTtgtcatgtatttatttcaacttGAAGTccaaatgtatttctttatggTATCCAATCGTgtagtttttcatttcacatccaTTCAGCTTATCACAAGTCAACCTGTCTCACTTCcaccctccccccacccccaccagaGGTCACTATTtacaaagatatttttttaaggaaaaatCATTGATAATtgagaaatgtgaaatattttttatatgtattttaatgtgaaCATTTTATATGACTTCTCATCACGAGTTGTTCAAACACAGGATATTTAGTTTGAATGAACACAAGCAAAACAACTTCACATGTCAcagaaactttattttgaacagagccaaatttgacattttcaggaaTCTGAGCAGCCAAACTGGTAATTgatcaaacatttctgtttggaATGCTTCCAGGATGCCTGTGTGTCCCTTTTAAtattcttctccttcctcctctccctcaccctcGATGGAGTCGACTCCGACCTCCTCGTAATCTTTCTCCAGAGCTGCCATGTCCTCTCTGGCCTCGGAgaactctccctcctccataCCCTCACCCACGTACCAGTGAACGAAGGCCCTCTTGGCGTACATGAGATCAAACTTGTGGTCAAGGCGAGCCCAGGCCTCAGCGATGGCAGTGGTGTTGCTCAGCATGCACACGGCCCTCTGGACCTTGGCCAGGTCTCCACCAGGAACCACAGTGGGGGGCTGGTAGTTGATGCCGACCTTGAAACCAGTGGGACACCAGTCCACAAACTGGATGGAGCGTTTGGTCTTGATGGTGGCGATGGCGGCGTTGACATCTTTGGGCACCACATCTCCACGGTACAGGAGGCAGCAGGCCATGTACTTACCGTGACGAGGGTCACATTTCACCATCTGGTTGGCCGGCTCGAAGCAGGCGTTTGTGATCTCAGACACGGAGAGCTGCTCATGGTAGGCCTTCTCAGCAGAGATGACGGGAGCGTAGGTGGCCAGAGGGAAGTGGATACGGGGATATGGCACCAAGTTGGTCTGGAACTCTGTCAGATCGACATTGAGGGCACCATCAAAACGGAGGGAAGCAGTGATGGAGGACACGATCTGACCGATGAGCCTGTTCAGGTTGGTGTAGGAGGGACGCTCGATATCGAGGTTCCTGCGGCAGATATCATAGATGGCCTCGTTATCTACCATGAAGGCACAGTCAGAGTGCTCCAGGGTGGTGTGGGTGGTCAGGATGGAGTTGTAGGGCTCCACCACAGCGGTGGACACCTGGGGGGCGGGGTAGATGGAGAACTCCAGCTTGGACTTCTTGCCATAGTCGACGGACAGACGCTCCATCAGCAGGGAGGTGAAGCCAGAGCCGGTGCCTCCTCCGAAGCTGTGGAAAACCAGGAAGCCCTGAAGACCAGTGCACTGGTCAgcctgaagacagacagagagacagattaaatataatatattaatataatataaataatagatataattatataattaatataaatagacatgatttagtttgatgttttctgtcaaaatGAACTGATGCAAAGTTACCCACCAGTTTGCGGATCCTGTCCAGCACCAGGTCGAtgatctctttgccgatggtgTAGTGTCCACGGGCGTAGTTGTTGGCAGCATCTTCCTTTCCGGTGATCAGCTGCTCAGGGTGGAACAGCTGGCGGTAGGTTCCAGAGCGTACTTCATCTGAAGAGACAGAGTCAGTCAGAAATGACTCAACACTTTGATTTGAGGAAATCAGAGTCACCCTGGTTTCTACATTTCATGACAGTTTACCGATGACAGTGGGCTCCAGGTCGACGAAAACAGCTCTGGGGACGTGCTTCCCAGCTCCGGTCTCACTGAAGAAGGTGTTGAAGGAGTCGTCTCCTCCTCCGATGGTCTTGTCGCTGGGCATCTGTCCGTCCGGCTGGATCCCATGTTCCAGGCAGTAAAGCTCCCAGCAGGCATTGCCAATCTGGACTCCGGCCTGACCAACGTGGATGGAGATACACTCACGctgtggggaaaaaataaaaatacataaatacacattataCACCTGCTATAATTTATTATAATAGGATGAAATGTCAGTTTAATGTTAAAGACTAAACTATTTCAGTTGTTTGATTTCTTATTCAATTAGCAGCAGCCAATCACTGACTGACGAGCTCTGTGCCTCAGCGTCTGACTGGTGCATTGCGTTTCTTCTGCGTTGCTATGGACAAACCCTTCACTTGGCAACAGGAACTTAATGGACATAATAAAAGATGAATCCTCtcgtagaaaaaaaaaaaagagacaattcagacatttatattttaagtaACTGCAGTTTTAATAGtatttcattgtgttgtttCAGTGGATGTCTCTGATCCACAGTTTTACTCTGTAATAAAATAACAGTTAAACACAAGCTGCTCCATCGGTGTCCGGTACCAGCATGAATCTTTAATGTCTGTCGCTGACAATGCATTTAATCGCCCCcccacctcttcctcccccctcctcgcTCCTCGGGTGGTTTctcgcgggggggggggggggctctgctTCTGCGCATCCTCCGGTACGGTGCTCTACCAGGGCGGCGCTGGCAGGAGCCATACCGGGGCAAAGACACACCGAGGACCGGTTAAAAGCGATGAACCGCAGTCCGGTACCGGAGCCGCCGTTCTGAATTCATTCTGTCCGCAGGGCGACCCTCTCCGGTCCGGTGTGCCCGCCCGCAACGTCCCCACAGCCCCGCGTCCCCCTCCCCGGTCCTCACACCACACATCCATGTTTCACACCGACATCTTCTGCTTTGACACTAAAATGGAGTCAACATGTTTTCATCCGCTCTCACTCCCTCCTTCAcaccaccaccctcctcctcctccacctcctcctcctcctcctcctctccatcctccctgtCCAACATGGAGTCAGTCTGTGGAAGCTGTTTAAAGGTCTCTTACCATTTTGAGGAGTCGAGTTGAGCAGGAGcggtgaaggagaagaagaagatggagggtGGTGATCTTACACTTCGACGACAATGAGGTCGATGTAAGAGATAATGGCGCAGACGAGGATGGGCAGACATTTATATGGGAGTGAAGCCCCTGCTCCCGGAGGCTGCTGCAGCGCCATTGGTCGCTTGCCTGTCACTCAGGCGTCTGGAAGCTGTGCGAGGCTTCCCATTGGCTGAGCGGCTGTCGGGCCGAGGAGACCGCCTCCCAGACCCCACCCTGGTGCCGTCATTGTGCTTCCAGCATGGCGGCTCCTATTAGGAAAGTGCTGTGTAACGTGAAGCCTTATTTTAAACACAGGGACCTCTTGAAccaacttttattattattattattattattattattattattattattattattattattatgagataACTCTGCTTTTACTTTCCTTCTGTGtggggtttttgtttttattatttgcttCCTTgctatttgtgttttcagcagaATTATTTGCttaaagaaaacagaagtgggccgtgtgtatttgtatttgtgtgcatttgcaatatgatttaatgaaaaagaacaaaaaaatgcCCAGTCTGcgaatttaaattattattattttttaaattattgcaCATCGACTTCGATTCTTCCCCGTCTCTGTCTCGAAATATTTTGTTAGGCCCTGGTCACACATGTACGGTGGTCGAGAGATTGCTCAAagcactgcaaattaagaaaacacatgcaaatagattaaaaaaaaacacttgtgcaaattaagaaaacaacctCATTGATTTGACGACACATGAGCTGCAAacagtcacaacacatgcacatatagaAACGTGTGgggaaaacacatgaaaacggCACCAGAATTGTTTCCAGGGGACTCAAAAAAATCGCCCTGCAATTACACTGCTGAAACACTAGTGGCAGTAGTGAGTCTATGCTGGTGTTGAGTGTCTTCCGGTTTCTATTCCGATTATTTCCTCTGGCGCCTCTGTTTACTTCAGAACAATGGAGGGAGGATCATGTCGGAGTTGGAGCTAATAGATATCGAAGAGGAGCAAAGAAAATCAAGACGTCGTCCGTGGTCATACCTACATCTCAATTCAAAAATGGCGGTAGTCTGCGACGccttgtgtttatgttttgggGGAGGTGCCCGTCAGGGTATGGCGTAGGGCTGTTTGTAGCGTACATGTCTTCATGTTGGCTGCAGCGTAGCTTCGACTCAAATGCATGAACTGGGCTTTACTCTCCCACAAAAACAATcaatactttttaatttgaatgtgtCGCTTGTTAATCTCAAATCTACACATAGTAACTCAAACCCATCCTTtctaatttgtgaatatgaaatCAAAAAATACTAATTCGACACTTGAGCGATCGAAACCTGAATGTGTGTTCCCagtgtgaaaaatgtttgtgaGTCTGACTTTTTGCGACCCTGTCCCCTGGATGTGTGTTGTATTTGCTGTCCGGGGCCAATCACTGCCTGAGATGACCCTCGTCCAAATCCTATCAACCCaaataaaccataaataaaaaataatgcacacacacaaactaattcCTTAAATAACTTGTAACAGAGTTAGACACAGTACAATAGAACATATGCAATGTGGTAATATAACATCGTGAGAACTATTGTCAGATGACACAAAGATTCATAAACATCCGCctataatatataatcacaATATCAAGAAACATGTACCCGTAGCTTAATGCAAAATAATATATTGTGACACCTGTGACATCTCAGTTTGTCAAGCGTCCACCAAATGAGTGAACAGTCGCTGTGTGTACATGGTGGATCGTGGTCTTTGTTTCTGGTGTGGAAGTAGATTTTACAGTAATCTGCTTCTCAGTGGTCTCTGGGTAAAAGAGGTCAGACTGCCCCGTCACAGACGAGGGGCATGTAGGCCACAGAGAGCCACGGGCGCCCAACCCCCAGCCCCTCCTCCCAAGATTTAACGGTTGCTAGGAAATGAATAACTGAGTTGCCTGGACACGGCCTGGTATCCACATAGACCCCCTTTATCTGGTGGTCACGTGGCCCCCGGCTTAAATAGCCGCATTAGCGGGTTGTACTGCAGCTGCCTCTGTGGGGGGATGTGAGGCGTCTCAACCACCTAGTTCCCAAAATCTGTCACCCTGATGTCCAACGTCCCACTCCCGCTAAATGCATTAAAACATACACTTTCAGAAGGAGGATAGGGGTGTGGCGTCTGCCGCACAAGATAGTATTGACGTGGCTCGGCTCTTTTGTTTGAACATTTGTCGAGGCAGCTGCAGCTCACTCTTTCAGGAGACAGTAATGTAACTGGATGTGCATAAAAGCTCTGTTAGTGTCTGTCTCAAACAATTATCTCTCAGCCAGAAAAGACCATAAAATGTTCTTCGTGGGAACGGAAAACTACAGTCAAACACCTTGGTTGCTAACAACAAAGGGAACTCTATGACAACGGTTGCCCCCAGGGGGAGAGACGATACCTCTTTGAGTGCAGGGCAGTTTAAAACCACCCAGAGATACACAAAGAGGCTGATGCCTGTGGTCGCCTGCAGGAAACCTGGAGCTGCTGTCTGTGTTACGCTGCAGCCGGGGTGAAACCAGCTGATGAGCATCGTCTCCTGGAGATGATGAACAGTGTCTGGTGAGAAGCAGACTTCAGTTAATTGATCTCCGAGCAGGTGGAGTTCACTGCTGCACTACAATTCAGATATACCGAGGAGCcaatatgtccaacatccatgaaAGCAAAGCTtaacatcattgaatatatttagaaaactgTTCATTGTTCAAGTATAGTGAACAAATTCCCTTGGCTTCCCTTGGCCCCGCCCTTGGATTCGCCTCGGAATCAACTCCAGCTGATCTGATAATAAATTAACCAAAGTATTTTATAACGTCGAGGTTCTGGTGaatctttctttaatatttccaggtttaaaaaaagatctgatTCCTTTCCCTTAATGTCGCTTGTGGCATTTTCAGTCTATGCAGGTGCACCTGAGCTGTCACAGCACAAACACCAGATTTATTACAATCTGCCAGAGTTCGATAGTTTGTCTTTGAGCAGCATCACATggacgcaaaaactactggataaGATTCTCACTAAACCTGGTGGACGGATGTGAaatgggtcagggaggaacagACACAGCCGTAGAAAATAATGATGCAGAGGGTGCTGCAGCGCCCCCTGTCGGATGGCAGACCGCCTGCACATTCacaactataaataaaaaaataaatgtaatttaaattattgagtcattttgacatgaaatagtGGAAAACATGAGATATTAATGATCACATTCAAACAATTTCAATTCATTTCTTTGAATGGAattaatttctctctctcattcctcaGTTTATTCTTGATTCTGTTTTAACTTATAATGTGATCATTGCacgttttcactttcttcatccttccacctctctaAAGGAAACAGGAACACTCGGAGACCATCGAAAaccattaaaggtacagttcgTAGAATtctgtgatatctagtgttgaagtgtcatgttgcagctgaacacccctcacctcaccctctccttccaaacatgaaaaagaacctgtggtagcttcagttgacataaaaactcaaaaggtttagtttgtccagtctgtgccagcataaaaaacatggcggcctccgtggagaggaccccctccatgtaaatataaagtatttgaatataaagggtcgttttcaggggtaaagaaaactacaattcatacaatttagatgaaacgaactagtgaaaacatcatgaggattattcttcattaaatCTCTGCctatagttccctttcacctaaatcttacacactggacctttaatagaTCATAATAAATGGCTTCTATTAATTCTATAAAATGTAAGTGTgcctgtcttctttttttttaaatcaattcgATCCAAATAGTTTCTGGAATCATCACAGTGGCAGAAAGAACATGGCCCAAaccattcattatttttcattcaagTCATTaatgacatgaatatttgaaagtatataaatatatataaattaaaaagcagttCTCATTagtaattaaaaacatattttatttcctcctgaGTACGAGGTGCTGTCCCACCTTGGCAACCTCACACCAGTCCAACAAAATGCTCCAGCACAACATCTTTCAGTGtctcatcattttaaataaacccAACCTTTCCCTCACATCTCATGAATCACTTCAGTGAACTGCACCTGTAGTAAAACCTTCAGCACAGGTGACTCTGCCGTGACAGATGGAAAATACGCTCGGCCACTATGTTGGGTATCGTGTTCTCTCGTTGCAGGATGCAGTGCTGCCTTTTTCCAGCAACAAAGGACCACTCCCATGTCTCCAGCAttcccatccctcctctctcctcttggtGAGCAGCTGCTCAGACCCTCCCTGCCTCAcagctgctgaggaggaggaggaagaggaggaggagcagtgcaGAATGTTCTCTCAAGAAGTCCTGGCAGAGGGCCATGGCCGCTTCCTGCTCTTCTCTTTCATCCCCTGcagttcacactgagcacagcaATCACCAAAGGCTGGTTGTAAATCACACATCCTCACTTCCCTGCTGAATAAATTATGGTTATTCCCACATTACGGTGGCTGTTCAGACAGAAACCTTCAGGGTTCGTTCTGCGGTGAGGAATTTTCCAGACTTACTGTAGAATATATTGATTATGTCACTATTCAAGCCTCTTTTCAAATTCCTCACACGCCTCGCAGCGTTTAAGACTTCAGGTCAAAGGGCCGTGTTTTCATGTTGTAGCTGCAGCAGCCAGACTGCAGAGACCTTCACCACGATGTCACGTAATCTGCAATTCAGGCAATTTCAGTTCCTGAATCAGTTCAGAATCCAAGGAGGCACAGCCcatccccaacacacacacacacacacacacacacacacacacacacacagacaggcagccACGTGATCGTCCCACTGAATGACATCATTGCAGAGAATCTAGGACAAAGAGGGCGGAGACGAGGAGAGCTGGCATGCCGGGCGGGGACCATGGCAGGCCTCAGCAACATGGCCGCCTGGCTGCTCCAGTGAGATGGAAGCATCTTGTGTAACAGAAGCATTCAGCCATCTTGCATCACTCGTTATGCGTCGGCTGCACCGAGCGCTGGCAGACAAGAAACAGTTATTATAACACAATTTGCTCAGATGCACAAGAACACAGATTTGTTCTTCTGATCTGCAGCTTTACATTTCCAAAGAAATATGTCGTCTGTGCTCATTCGTCTGCGTGCAGAATAAATTAGCTTTGTTTGACTGAGGCCTTCGTTCACTGAGCATGACCTCAGACATCTGTCTTCAAAGGGTCAGTATGAAAGATGACATCACAGAATGACAAGAATTACAATTTACAAGGATGAAATCTAGATAAGAATTGAATACTCacacagattttaaatattctgaataaaataaacaaattaaaccaCAATAAtgactgtctttttttattcaaataaacatttgaacaataaataatgtgcaagaaaagaaaaagcaacaaGACATTGTGGTTATTATGTAATTATCACATAGAATACAGGAGAAGAAAGAGTGTCTCAAGTCGAACATTAGTTAATAAGTTTTACAAGTTTTAATCATAGGGAAGCTCTGTTAGTCGGTCAAAATATGGCAAGAGGCGCTGCCAGGTagaactaaaacatttttattaaatgagCATGACCTCGAAAGATCAGAACGAAAAATGTCGTTGCATCAAAGCTGAACAAGAAACACCATTTGGAGACAGATCTTTAATATTCTGAATAAAACCCCAAACTAACTCCTTCAGCTGGGAATTTCTATCTGTGCAATTCAATGGTCTCATGTGTGTTACTGTTaatattctgtttacactgaacATTTACTGCATTGATGTGTATTTTCTCATGTGTTCTTGAGGTTATATTCCATGTTTACTTCTACTGATGTCTGTACTCGTCTTTTTCACCATCGTGGGACTGATGAAGGAGcattttatctcattttaaCTCATCTCACCTTCAATCCTCTGAGCAGATTTTTCACAGTGATCATTTTGTAAGAATGCGTTATTTCCAGTGAGGCCAGATTTGAACAGAATGACTGAACAGTGGTAGTGGccgccccccccgcccccccccccaccccctcagtGCACAGGAGCAGATCCCGTGTATAAATCTGGAAGCGCCGCCCTCGCGTTCAGCATTTGTTGCATCGACCCCGTTGGGTACAACACGCAACGCAAAGCCACCGTTTGTAAAAGTCctctttcttcacctctcctcttcctcctggaaACATGGTGAGTGTCAGCTTTTATTCTCTGACTCTGTGCGCGAGGCAGAAGAGAAGGAGGCGAAGCTGCTGCAGATTCTTGTTGCTGGACGTCGTCAGATAATTCATCAAACAGCCTCTTTGCCTTTACAGCCACAATAACGCGAAGTGAAGgtgcgttgtgtgtgtgtttatattcagggagaagaaaaaataatgtgGCTGCACGTTTGTGCTGCAGTGACACGGTGTGATTGTCATTGTGCAGGGAGGAGAACAATGAGTGGCGGCATCAGGCTCCAGCAGCACTGAGGATAAATCTGATTTCTCTTTCATATGTGGTctcattttttttgtctctgcattttgaaatgtgtcaaatttttatgtgtttattaaaaaaaagaaatgaatcaatTGACAAAAAGCCCTCCCCTGTTTCCAGGCAAGGAGGGGCAGGTTGGGTGGGGATGGATGAGACGTTGTGCTGCAgttatcattttttatttataagacTCAgcagtggtttttatttttcatctcatttcatCTCAGGCTCACCCAAGATCATAAAAACCACAACATGGTGCATCGCAGTGCTTCAGTTCGAAACGTGACAGGAAcaataagaaataaacacagcacATTTTAATTGTCTTCACCCAAATTGACAATTCAATTAGGACAATGAACAGATTCGGACTGTGTCCCAATCTCTAATTGATCAGATTATTGATCAGATTGATGATTTATTTCTGATCGTGCATCCTCACTGCACTGGAGCAAGTGGAATATTCCAGGCTGATGACGTGCACGCGCCCCCCCCTGCGCTCGTGCCTGCAAATGAATTTGCATTAGTGCCTATGTTTGC
This sequence is a window from Paralichthys olivaceus isolate ysfri-2021 chromosome 6, ASM2471397v2, whole genome shotgun sequence. Protein-coding genes within it:
- the tuba1a gene encoding tubulin alpha-1A chain, translated to MRECISIHVGQAGVQIGNACWELYCLEHGIQPDGQMPSDKTIGGGDDSFNTFFSETGAGKHVPRAVFVDLEPTVIDEVRSGTYRQLFHPEQLITGKEDAANNYARGHYTIGKEIIDLVLDRIRKLADQCTGLQGFLVFHSFGGGTGSGFTSLLMERLSVDYGKKSKLEFSIYPAPQVSTAVVEPYNSILTTHTTLEHSDCAFMVDNEAIYDICRRNLDIERPSYTNLNRLIGQIVSSITASLRFDGALNVDLTEFQTNLVPYPRIHFPLATYAPVISAEKAYHEQLSVSEITNACFEPANQMVKCDPRHGKYMACCLLYRGDVVPKDVNAAIATIKTKRSIQFVDWCPTGFKVGINYQPPTVVPGGDLAKVQRAVCMLSNTTAIAEAWARLDHKFDLMYAKRAFVHWYVGEGMEEGEFSEAREDMAALEKDYEEVGVDSIEGEGEEEGEEY